The Rhodocytophaga rosea genome has a segment encoding these proteins:
- a CDS encoding polyprenyl synthetase family protein: MDVTQVASVLNQEIASLQYGQHPPELYEPIRYMMSLGGKRLRPVLTLLASYLYTDNWQKYTKPAIAVEVFHNFTLMHDDIMDAAPLRRGNPTVHTKWNNNVAILSGDVMLVSAYELFLELKPEQMPTVIRRFNRCASEVCEGQQLDMNFEKIATVSEEDYLQMIGLKTAALLGFSLELGGLVSEAPERDTILLRELGESIGIGFQLKDDLLDVFGEQAKFGKQVGGDIIANKKTFLLIKALQSATGEDQAQLQHWLAKKEFVAEEKVKAVTNIYNRLNIRQLCEAKMNEYFALGLFCLEKLDAPEARKQVLREFVEQIIHREN, translated from the coding sequence ATGGATGTAACTCAAGTAGCCAGTGTGCTCAATCAGGAAATCGCTTCTTTACAATACGGACAGCATCCGCCTGAACTATATGAGCCCATCCGATACATGATGTCACTGGGAGGCAAACGCCTGCGTCCGGTACTCACCTTACTGGCGAGTTACCTGTATACCGACAACTGGCAGAAATATACAAAACCAGCCATTGCTGTAGAAGTATTCCATAATTTCACGCTGATGCACGACGATATTATGGATGCGGCACCACTCCGCCGGGGAAATCCTACAGTACACACCAAGTGGAATAACAATGTAGCCATTCTTTCAGGTGATGTGATGCTAGTAAGTGCCTATGAGCTATTTCTGGAATTAAAGCCGGAACAAATGCCAACGGTTATCCGCCGGTTTAACCGGTGTGCCTCCGAAGTTTGCGAAGGGCAACAGCTCGATATGAATTTTGAGAAAATAGCCACGGTAAGTGAAGAAGATTACCTGCAAATGATCGGCCTTAAGACCGCTGCTCTGCTTGGTTTTAGTCTTGAACTCGGTGGTCTGGTATCAGAAGCGCCGGAGAGAGATACTATTTTACTGCGGGAACTAGGCGAAAGCATTGGCATTGGTTTTCAGTTGAAAGACGATCTGCTTGATGTATTTGGGGAACAAGCCAAATTTGGCAAACAGGTGGGGGGTGATATCATTGCCAATAAAAAAACTTTTCTGCTGATAAAAGCCCTGCAATCAGCCACCGGCGAAGACCAGGCACAGTTGCAGCACTGGCTGGCTAAAAAAGAGTTTGTGGCGGAAGAAAAAGTAAAAGCAGTTACTAACATTTATAACCGGCTCAATATCCGCCAGCTCTGCGAAGCCAAAATGAACGAGTATTTTGCCTTAGGGTTATTCTGTCTTGAAAAGCTGGATGCGCCGGAAGCCCGAAAACAAGTCCTAAGAGAGTTTGTAGAACAGATTATTCACCGGGAGAACTAG